GTTCGACCAGTTCCTGACGACGCAGGCGCTCTGAGGCGGCATGGAAGGCGGCTCGGCCGCTCCGGGCGACGGGGACGGGAGAGACGAAGCACACCGTCCGATCCCGCCTATCCACGCGACACGTACGCACCGTCCGGAACGTGACCGTCGACGTTCGTTCCCCCTTCGACGGTCACCCCGTTGCCGACGATCGAGCCGGCACCCACGAAGACGCCGCCGCCGACGATCGTCCGATCCCCGAGGAGGCAGCCGAACTGGACGTCCTCGATGACCTCGCCGTGGTACGTGATGTCCAACTCGCCTCCGACGAGCGACGAGGACTGCCCGACGGTCGCGCCGGAGCCGACGATGCTGTCGGTGACGACGGCCCCTGGACGGATCGTCACGTCGTCGAGGACGATCGAGTTCGTCACCACCGCGTTCGCCCCGACCGAGACGTTCCGTCCGACGACCGTGTTCTGCAACGCCCGGGCTCCCGGCTGGAGGACGGATTGGGACCCGACGACGGACGGGGCAGTGACCGTCGCGGTCTCGTGCACGACGGCGGATTCGTCGACGTCGACGACTGACTCGGCGAGGTGTTTGGCGTTCAACGCCAGGAGATCCCAGGGAAACGAGAGTTCGTGCCACGGGCCGTAGTACCGAACCGCCCGAAGCGGGTGATCGGTGATGTACTTGTCGAGCGTGTCCGTGAGCGCCAACTCCCCGTACGCGTTCGTCCGCCGGATGGCCGCGAAGATCTCCGGGCCGAACGCGTAGGCACCGACGTTCACCATGTTCGACGAGACCGAGTACGCGGGCGGCTTCTCGCGAATCTCGACGACGCGATCCCCCTCGGTCGTGACGACGCCGTACTCGCTCGGGTTGTCGACCGAGGTGACGCCGATACAGGCGTCTCCCGTCTCCAGAAAGCGCTCACGTAAGTCTTCGAGAAGAGTCGCATCAACCAGCCGATCCCCGTTGATCACGATGAAGTCCTCGGAGATCACGTTCTCCGCCTGCAAGAGCGCGTCACCGGTCCCGAGCAGCTGGTCCTGCACCACGTATCTGATGGACAGGCCCCAGTCCGAGCCGTTCCCGAAGTAGTTCTGGATCCGCTCTCGCTTGTGCCCGACGACGAGCACGATGTCGTCGATACCGCTCTCGGAGATCGTCTCGAGGATGCGCTCTAAGAGGGGCCGCCGACCGATCGGAAGCATAGATTTCGGCCGGTTGTGTGTGAGCGGCTGCAGTCGCCTTCCTTCACCAGCCACGAGAACAACTGCTTGCATGTCGTTGGCAGTAGCGTTGGCTCCTTCCGGTGATAGTCGTACTGGTCACTGACCGTGAAAGAAGAGAGAAACGAGCCACAGATCGGTCAGAGTGGGGTCAGTCGACCGTGACACTCTTCGCGAGGTTCCGGGGCTTGTCGATGTTGCGCCCCTTCGTTTTCGCGACGTGGTAAGCGAAGAGTTGGAGGGCGACGTTCGCCGCGAAGGGCTCCAACAGGCCGATCTCCGGGACGTCGATGACGTGATCGCAGAACGACTGGGCCGTCCCGTTCGACGAGAGCCCGATGACGGGCGCGCCGCGCGACTCGACTTCCTTCACGTTGTTGAGCGTCTCTGCGGGCGCGGTTCCCTCGGTGAGTATCGCCATGACCGGGGTACGAGGTGTGACGAGCGCCAGCGGGCCGTGCTTGAGTTCACCCGCGGCGAACCCTTCGGCGTGGTCGTAGGAGATCTCCTTGAGCTTCAGCGCGCTCTCCAAGGCGACCGCGTGCCCCGCCTTGCGTCCGATGAAGAAGAACGAGTCGCCGTCGGCGTACTCGTGTGCGAGTTTGCGGATCTGTCGTTCGTCGTCGAGGATCTCCTGGACTGCACTCGGGAGCGAGCGGAGACTCTCGAGGATCGTGGTCGCCTCGCTGGCCGTGATCGTCTCACGTTTCCGGCCGAGGAAGACCGCGAACAGCGTCGCCGTCGCGACCTGCGAGAGGAAGGTCTTCGTCGCCGCGACCCCGATCTCCGGCCCGGCGTTGATGTGTACCGTCTCGTCGACTTCCCGGGTGACGGTGCTGCCGACCGTGTTCGTGATGGCCATCGTCGTCATCCCGTAGCCGATCGCCGTCCGGATCGCCGCGAGCGTGTCCGCCGTCTCGCCGCTCTGTGTGATCGCGATCGCGATCGTCGTGTCGGGATCGAACCCGTCGTGTACCTCGTACTCGCTGGCGATCGTCACCGTCACCGGGACGTCGGTGACGGATTCGATGAGCCGCTTCGCACACAGCCCCGCGTGGTAGGAGGTCCCACAGGCGACGACCTGGACGTGTTCACACTGCGTGAACACCTCGTCTTCGAGAGAGACGTCGAGATCGACCTCGCCGGCGAGCGTGTCGATGCGGCCGGAGAGTGCCTGTCGCAGCGCGTTGGGCTGTTCGTGGATCTCCTTGTGCATGTAGTGGTCGTAGCCGGCCTTGCCCGCCGACGAGGCGTCCCAGTCGACGGTTTCGACGGGGCGATCGACGCGTTCCCCGTCGTTGAACACCTCGAACCCGTCCGAGGTGATGTGGGCGATGTCCCCGTCGTGGAGGTACGACACGCGTTTCGTGTAGTCGATGAACGCGGTGACGTCGCTCCCGACGTACATCTCGTCCACGTCGTGGCCGACGACGAGCGGGCTGTCTTGCCGAGCGACGATGATCCCGTCCGTCTCGGCGTGTGCGACCGCGATCGCGAAGCTCCCTTCGAGACGGGAGAGCACGCGCTTGACAGCAGGGAGCAACTCGGCACCCGTGGTGAGTTGCTCCTCGATGAGGTGAGGAATGACCTCCGTGTCGGTGTTGCTCTTGAACACGTGACCGGGGAGCTCTGCTTTCAGGTCCTGATAGTTGGCGATGATCCCGTTGTGAACGACGGCGACGTCCCCCGTACAGTCCGTGTGCGGGTGTGCGTTCTCGTCGGTCGGTTTGCCGTGCGTCGACCAGCGCGTGTGCCCGATGCCCAACTGCGCCTTCGCACTCGGGATGCGGAGGTCGTCGATCGTGCCCTCCTGCTTGTAGACGTCGACGCCGTCTTCGATCAGCGCGATCCCCGCCGAATCGTAGCCCCGGTATTCGAGGTTCTTCAAGCCGGTCGCCAGTTTCCCCGCGCTGTTCTCCCCGCCGATGTAACCGATTATTCCACACATTTTTCTCTCTCCCACCCACGACAGACCGTGATTCGTGTGAGTTCTACATCGATCGATTCGGTATAATACTATTGATTTCTGGTAGTATTAGCCGGTTAGTATGTCTGTAACGACGTATCGTCGCGGTTTAACGGAGGCCTAAAACACGCATTCTCGACAAAATTTTACCTCAATTTTGAATTGTATACATTATTCTGGGTGAGAGAGGATTCCGGCCCTCGCGAGCAGTCGAGTTACTATACGATACATTTATATATTGGTTTTCGGCCCCTGACCGCGCGCACCTGCCCGCGCCGGTCGCACAAGGCTTCGCGCACGTCTTCGATTCACCCACTGTCGCCGTCGTGGAGGCCGACCGACCGGGCGATATTAACGCCGATAACGATCGAACGCCGCGTTTCCGTTCGCTGGCCGCTGGCGACCGATCGCGAGAGCAGGCGGCGTGGGGCAGCGTGAAGAACGTACTCGGTACATTGATACGCACGATGGACACTGCTTAGACGATGCGTGAGAGCCACATCGCGATCGTTCTCGGTACCCGCCCGGAGATTATCAAGCTCTCCCCAGTGATTCGCGCGGCCGAGAGCCGAGACCTCCCGTTCACGCTCATCCACACGGGACAGCACTACTCCGAGGAACTCGACGAAGTGTTCTTCGAGGAACTCATGCTCCCTCGCCCTGACTACAATCTCGCAGTCGGCTCTGCCAGCCAGGGAAAACAGACGGGGGAGATGCTCGCGGGCATCGAGGACGTGCTCACCGACGACGGAGCGGACGTAGTACTGGTACAGGGCGACACGAACTCCGTCCTCGCGGGGGCGATCGCCACCGCGAAACTCGACCCGAAGCTGGGTCACGTCGAAGCGGGACTCCGAAGCTACGACCGCGACATGCCCGAGGAAGTCAACCGGGTGTTGACCGATCACGCGAGCGATTACCTCTTCGCTCCGACCGAGAGTGCCGCGGAGAACCTCCACGGCGAGGGAGTTGACGAAGAGCGGGTATTCGTGACCGGCAACACGATCGTGGACGCGGTACAACAGAACCGAACGATCGCGGCCGACCGCAGTTCAGTTCTCTCGCGCCTGGGGCTCTCCGAGGGGGGGTTCGTGCTGATGACCGCCCACCGGGCCGAGAACGTCGACGACCGCGACCGGTTCGTCGACATGCTGGCCGGCGTCGCACAGGTCGGAGCCGAGTTCGACCTCCCGGTGGTCTATCCGATCCACCCACGCGCCAGAGACCGGATCGATCAACTCGAGATCTCCGTCCCCGACTCTGTCCGACTCGTCGATCCCCTCGACTTCCTCGACTTCCTCCGTCTCGAAGACACCGCCAAACTCGTGTTGACTGACTCGGGCGGCGTACAGGAAGAGACCTGTATCCTCGGGACGCCATGCGTGACGATGCGTGACTCGACCGAACGTCCCGAGACCGTCGACGTCGGGGCGAACGTCCTCGTGGGCACCGACTCACGGGCGATCCTCGGCGGAGCCGAACAGATGATCGACCAGTCCGGTGCGTGGCCGAACCCGTTCGGCGACGGCACCGCTGCGGAGGAGATCCTCGACGTGATCGTCCAGCACGGCTGAGCGAGAGTGCGGAAGCAGGCGGCATCAGATCCTCACTCCTGAGTGAGGACGCGTCGCTGGCGACGGATCGCGAGTTCGGTGGCGGCGAGAACGACCAGCAGGGCGGCCCACATCGTCATCGAGTAGACGACGCGGTCGCCGGGGTCGGCCCGGTCGATCACGCGGTGGAACCAGAAGACGTTCGCGAGCGCCGAGTCGTGGAGGATCGCCAGCCAGGCGGACTGGATCGCGGGTACTGGGTCCATCACGTGATGGAAGTCGGGAATCACCGCCCAGAAACCGCTCACGGCGATCACGAGCCGCCGGGCGGGAAGTGTGGGTGCGAGCAGGAACAGGACGAGCGCCGTCGTGATGCCCGCGACACCGATGTGGACGCCCCAGTAGGACACGTCGATAGTTGGATGGGGAGGAGAATAAGGCTGACGCGGGGCGGGGCAGACAGAGTGCAGTGGAGGTCACTCCGAGAGCCGGAGCAACTGAACGGGCGACGCGCGGAGGTACTGAAGCCCCCCGACGACGACGCTGACGACCGACAGCGCCACGCCGCCGAGCGCGACCATCACGAGCAGCCACGGAACCGTCGGGACAGTCAGTCGGATGCCGAACACCACCAACAGCCGAGCGGCTTCGAGCAGGAACATCGCCGCGAGCGCGAGCGCGACGGCCGCGACGGTCGATGGAACGGCGATCCGGCAGGCGTCGGCGACGAGGATCCGGAGGATCTGTCGGTCGGTCGCGCCGGTCGCCCGTCGGATCCCGATCGTCCGCCCGCGGGCGTGGACCGCGTGGGCGAACGCCGCGGTCGTGCCGCCGACGGTCGCGAAGCCAGCGAGTACGACGATCGCGCCGAACAGCACCTGCACGTTGCCGAAGACGTTCTCGATCGCCTGACCCACGGGTGTGCCCTGGGCGTAGCTGCCGCCGCTCGCGACGACCGACAGCACCCGGTCGTCGCCGCGGACCCGATAGGTCGCGTTCGCGAGCGTCCGTGTTTGCTCACCGGTCGACGACTCCAGCCGCAGGCCGTAGCTGCCCGGGGGGAGCCGTCGGTCGAGCCCGGCCTCGGTCGCGGAGACGTTCACGCGGGTGATCTCGCCGGCCTCCAGTTCGACCGTCCTCGTGAAGCGCTCACCGGGCGAGACGAGCGTGAGGGTTCGGTTGAGCGGTCGATCCCAGGGGTTCGCCACTCGGATGTCGACCCGCGGCCGCGTGAGCGCGTTTCCTTCCTCGGGGCGGACGCGAAGACGGGCCGAGAGTTCGCGAGTGGCCCCCTCGCGGATCGTCAGTTGCGTCGTCGTACCCGCGTAGCCGTCCTTTTGCACCCCAAGCTGGTAGGTCCCTGGCTCGTCCGGAAGCCTGACTACGGCGACGCCGTCCACCCCGGTCTGGGCCGACCGCGACCCGACCGTAACCGTCGCGTTGGAGACGAACGAGCCGTTCGGTGCCGCTGCCGGGACGAGTAGTATCGCGCTGGGTGGCGCGCGATCGGGCAGTTCCTGCGGGATCGAGAGCGATTGCGGGTCGAACACGCGAACCGTCGTCGTGAACTCGCCGGCCGAGAGCCGCTGGGAGCCGGTCGCGTCGAGCCGGGTCGAGAACGTGACGTCGCGCTCCGCACCGGGGTCGAGCGTCACCGACTGTCGATGAACCACGGATACGCCGTCGGTCCCGTTCGCCCGGGCGACGACCGTCGTCCCCTCCCGCGTGTCGTTCAGGTTCCGGAGCGAGACGGTCACGTTGAACGGTTCACCGCGGGCGATCTCGGTCGGTGCGTCGACGCCGGTGACGACGACGCCACCCCGACCGCCCGAAAGCAGTTCGGCCTGTGCGGCCGAGAGGTCCTCCGTCCGAATGAGGTGGGCTCGGTTCTCGCCGCCGACCGAGAGGCCAGACGTGGCCGCGAGCGGGACGACCATGACGTCGTCGAGCGTCCCGTCGGCCTCGAACACGCCGACGACGGTCACCCGACGCACGCCGGGCGTGACGCTCCCGCCGAGGAGCACCGTCTCGCCGATGCCGACGTCGAGCGTCTTCGCTAACTGGTGGCCGATGACGGCCTCTTCGACCGTCCGTGGCTCCCGCCCGTCGACGAGTCGCGCGTCGGTGACGGACGCGAAGGCGGGATACTCCGCCCCGCGCACCAGATACGGCTGGCCGTCCGTGACGGCCGCGTAGATGACCTCCGCGCTCGCGTTGATCCCCTGCGATCGGAGCAACTCGGCCGAGGTGGCGTCGACGCGGCTGTTGAGCGGATGGGCCGCCCCGGACTCGACGATCGTCCCGCTCCCGGTCTGGGTGAGGGGGACGAACGCCCCCGAGAGCGAGCCGACGAGGAGGACGACGAAGACGAAGACCGCGAGCGTCGCAGTGGTCGGGATAGCCGCCCGTGGCTCCAGCAGTGTGGGCCGGAGTCGTTCGCCGACCCGATGTCGGAGACCGGCACTCGTCTCGGACGTCTGAGACGGCGAGCGGTCGGCCGACGAGTGGTCTCCGGCAGACCCGCCGTTCGACCGGCCACCGTCCGTGAGTCGCTCGCGGGCGCGCGCGATGGTTCCACGCGATCCCCGTGATTCCTCCCGTGTCGCCCCGGTTCGGACGCGCGACCGGAGCCGGGCAGGCGGGGTTCGCACGGCCGGCCAGGCGGCGAGCACCCCCGCGACGAGTCCCGAGAGGATCAACACCCCCGCGAGCGTGGCCAGGAGCTGTGCCACCGCGGGGGTGACCGTCCCTTTCAGCGTGACGGGGAGTCCCGCGACGACCGCCAGGTTCGTGATCCCGTTCGTGAACACGATTCCGAGCGCGTACCCGAGGGCGACCCCGGTGACGACGAGTCCGACGGATCGCGCACAGAGGACGGCGAACAGTCGTCGTGGCGACCCACCCGTCGCGCGGACGACGCGGATGTCGTCGTGTCGGTCACGGATCGACATGCGCGTGACGCTGTAGACGACGACCAACACGAGGACGCCACCGCCGAACGCGGCGACCGACAGCACCGACAGCAACTCGCGGACGCCGGCGAGGAGGAACGGCAACGCGGCGATCAACGGCGTGCCCGACGACGCGGACCGCCCAGTCGGCACCGCACCGCCGCTCCCGCCGTCGGCGTCGAACACGATCGCGCCCGAGACGCCGAGTCGCTCGACCGTCGAGACCTCGACCGCGTACCACCACGGGGGGAAGATCGTCTCCCTCTCGTCGTCAACCGTGGACGGGGCCGGTCGGACGGTCGTGTCGACGCGGCCCGAGGCACCGACGAACGTCACCGTCCGCGTCTCGTTCACCGGACCGGTCGGTCCCTCCGAGA
This Salinigranum marinum DNA region includes the following protein-coding sequences:
- a CDS encoding sugar phosphate nucleotidyltransferase → MQAVVLVAGEGRRLQPLTHNRPKSMLPIGRRPLLERILETISESGIDDIVLVVGHKRERIQNYFGNGSDWGLSIRYVVQDQLLGTGDALLQAENVISEDFIVINGDRLVDATLLEDLRERFLETGDACIGVTSVDNPSEYGVVTTEGDRVVEIREKPPAYSVSSNMVNVGAYAFGPEIFAAIRRTNAYGELALTDTLDKYITDHPLRAVRYYGPWHELSFPWDLLALNAKHLAESVVDVDESAVVHETATVTAPSVVGSQSVLQPGARALQNTVVGRNVSVGANAVVTNSIVLDDVTIRPGAVVTDSIVGSGATVGQSSSLVGGELDITYHGEVIEDVQFGCLLGDRTIVGGGVFVGAGSIVGNGVTVEGGTNVDGHVPDGAYVSRG
- the glmS gene encoding glutamine--fructose-6-phosphate transaminase (isomerizing); this translates as MCGIIGYIGGENSAGKLATGLKNLEYRGYDSAGIALIEDGVDVYKQEGTIDDLRIPSAKAQLGIGHTRWSTHGKPTDENAHPHTDCTGDVAVVHNGIIANYQDLKAELPGHVFKSNTDTEVIPHLIEEQLTTGAELLPAVKRVLSRLEGSFAIAVAHAETDGIIVARQDSPLVVGHDVDEMYVGSDVTAFIDYTKRVSYLHDGDIAHITSDGFEVFNDGERVDRPVETVDWDASSAGKAGYDHYMHKEIHEQPNALRQALSGRIDTLAGEVDLDVSLEDEVFTQCEHVQVVACGTSYHAGLCAKRLIESVTDVPVTVTIASEYEVHDGFDPDTTIAIAITQSGETADTLAAIRTAIGYGMTTMAITNTVGSTVTREVDETVHINAGPEIGVAATKTFLSQVATATLFAVFLGRKRETITASEATTILESLRSLPSAVQEILDDERQIRKLAHEYADGDSFFFIGRKAGHAVALESALKLKEISYDHAEGFAAGELKHGPLALVTPRTPVMAILTEGTAPAETLNNVKEVESRGAPVIGLSSNGTAQSFCDHVIDVPEIGLLEPFAANVALQLFAYHVAKTKGRNIDKPRNLAKSVTVD
- the wecB gene encoding non-hydrolyzing UDP-N-acetylglucosamine 2-epimerase; this translates as MRESHIAIVLGTRPEIIKLSPVIRAAESRDLPFTLIHTGQHYSEELDEVFFEELMLPRPDYNLAVGSASQGKQTGEMLAGIEDVLTDDGADVVLVQGDTNSVLAGAIATAKLDPKLGHVEAGLRSYDRDMPEEVNRVLTDHASDYLFAPTESAAENLHGEGVDEERVFVTGNTIVDAVQQNRTIAADRSSVLSRLGLSEGGFVLMTAHRAENVDDRDRFVDMLAGVAQVGAEFDLPVVYPIHPRARDRIDQLEISVPDSVRLVDPLDFLDFLRLEDTAKLVLTDSGGVQEETCILGTPCVTMRDSTERPETVDVGANVLVGTDSRAILGGAEQMIDQSGAWPNPFGDGTAAEEILDVIVQHG
- a CDS encoding ABC transporter permease, whose product is MSYARVFLRGWSRREWLTVLVVAITAAFLLGTAFLLASAGAYTETLEDDLSGTATATQYDSLADARAAAAEDDIVVPLARAETVGDGEPVTVAGIPADAPRVLSGASVEWRQARFPSVSEGPTGPVNETRTVTFVGASGRVDTTVRPAPSTVDDERETIFPPWWYAVEVSTVERLGVSGAIVFDADGGSGGAVPTGRSASSGTPLIAALPFLLAGVRELLSVLSVAAFGGGVLVLVVVYSVTRMSIRDRHDDIRVVRATGGSPRRLFAVLCARSVGLVVTGVALGYALGIVFTNGITNLAVVAGLPVTLKGTVTPAVAQLLATLAGVLILSGLVAGVLAAWPAVRTPPARLRSRVRTGATREESRGSRGTIARARERLTDGGRSNGGSAGDHSSADRSPSQTSETSAGLRHRVGERLRPTLLEPRAAIPTTATLAVFVFVVLLVGSLSGAFVPLTQTGSGTIVESGAAHPLNSRVDATSAELLRSQGINASAEVIYAAVTDGQPYLVRGAEYPAFASVTDARLVDGREPRTVEEAVIGHQLAKTLDVGIGETVLLGGSVTPGVRRVTVVGVFEADGTLDDVMVVPLAATSGLSVGGENRAHLIRTEDLSAAQAELLSGGRGGVVVTGVDAPTEIARGEPFNVTVSLRNLNDTREGTTVVARANGTDGVSVVHRQSVTLDPGAERDVTFSTRLDATGSQRLSAGEFTTTVRVFDPQSLSIPQELPDRAPPSAILLVPAAAPNGSFVSNATVTVGSRSAQTGVDGVAVVRLPDEPGTYQLGVQKDGYAGTTTQLTIREGATRELSARLRVRPEEGNALTRPRVDIRVANPWDRPLNRTLTLVSPGERFTRTVELEAGEITRVNVSATEAGLDRRLPPGSYGLRLESSTGEQTRTLANATYRVRGDDRVLSVVASGGSYAQGTPVGQAIENVFGNVQVLFGAIVVLAGFATVGGTTAAFAHAVHARGRTIGIRRATGATDRQILRILVADACRIAVPSTVAAVALALAAMFLLEAARLLVVFGIRLTVPTVPWLLVMVALGGVALSVVSVVVGGLQYLRASPVQLLRLSE